A region from the Benincasa hispida cultivar B227 chromosome 12, ASM972705v1, whole genome shotgun sequence genome encodes:
- the LOC120067660 gene encoding photosystem II reaction center Psb28 protein — protein MAALQSLVSTSHASPHMHHHHPSTKVFPSATLHRSAFSSFHGRSLSLSAGNCQTLTHRNGRPWNPILMVQPKIQFIQGTDEQTVPDVRLTKSRDGTNGMAIFRFDQPSVFDSSAEVGDITGFYMIDEEGVIQSVDVNAKFINGKPAGIEAKYVMRTPREWDRFMRFMERYSNANGLQFVKK, from the exons ATGGCGGCTCTACAATCTCTGGTATCCACTTCCCATGCTTCTCCCCATAtgcatcatcatcatccttcCACCAAAG TTTTTCCCTCCGCCACACTCCACCGCAGCGCCTTCTCCTCATTCCACGGCCGCTCTCTTTCCCTCTCCGCCGGCAACTGCCAGACGCTCACTCACCGCAACGGACGGCCCTGGAACCCCATCCTGATGGTTCAGCCCAAGATTCAGTTCATCCAGGGCACGGACGAGCAGACGGTGCCGGACGTCAGGCTGACGAAATCACGAGACGGCACGAACGGAATGGCGATTTTCAGGTTCGATCAGCCGTCGGTGTTCGACTCGTCGGCGGAGGTGGGGGACATTACGGGATTCTATATGATCGATGAGGAAGGAGTGATTCAGTCGGTGGATGTGAATGCGAAGTTCATCAATGGAAAACCGGCGGGAATTGAAGCGAAGTATGTGATGCGAACTCCGAGGGAGTGGGATAGATTCATGAGATTCATGGAGCGATACTCCAACGCCAATGGCTTGCAATTCGTCAAGAAATGA
- the LOC120068500 gene encoding uncharacterized protein LOC120068500 isoform X2, producing the protein MLAKRFVSIFKRSPIPHASSSIKPSEDGVNKSWGRKAVSFVLITVTGGVALSALDDLAIYHSCSSKAIEKARNNQAVIDAIGEPIAKGPWYNASLAVAHKRHSLSCTFPVSGPQGTGILQLKAVRNGEDSWISFLRPRDWDILIMDALLHVPANEGKQKTMRINLTEKFAPAACVSCTDCQPPETETR; encoded by the exons ATGCTGGCCAAAAGATTCGTTTCTATATTCAAGCGCTCTCCAATTCCACACGCTTCCAG TTCCATAAAGCCATCGGAGGATGGGGTGAATAAATCGTGGGGTCGGAAAGCAGTCTCTTTTGTACTTATTACTGTTACTGGTGGTGTAGCTTTGAGTGCTTTAGATGACCTTGCCATTTATCATAGCTGTAGCAG CAAAGCCATAGAGAAGGCCAGAAACAATCAAGCAGTTATAGATGCTATTGGAGAACCCATTGCTAAAGGTCCATGGTACAATGCATCACTTGCAGTTGCTCATAAGAGACATTCTCTATCCTGCACGTTTCCAGTATCAGGACCACAAGGCACAGGGATCCTCCAACTGAAGGCAGTTCGTAATGGAG AGGATTCCTGGATTTCTTTTCTCCGGCCTCGAGACTGGGACATTTTGATCATGGATGCTCTCCTTCATGTTCCTGCAAACGAAGGTAAGCAGAAAACAATGCGTATTAATCTCACTGAGAAGTTTGCCCCCGCTGCTTGTGTCTCATGCACTGATTGTCAGCCTCCAGAGACAGAGACGAGATGA
- the LOC120092539 gene encoding NADH dehydrogenase [ubiquinone] 1 alpha subcomplex subunit 9, mitochondrial, which translates to MQALSRRLAQQQSLSSSSSIYSLKFIYPLSHHYSGADRPRYDSTLATRGVGHLVRKGTGGRSSVSGIVATVFGATGFLGRYVVQQLAKMGSQVLVPFRGSEDSPRHLKLMGDLGQIVPMKYNPRDESSVKAVMAKANVVLNLIGREYETRNYSFEEVNHSMAEQLATIAKEHGGILRFIQVSCLGASSSSPSRFLRAKAAAEESVLKAFPEATILRPAAMIGTEDRIMNTWAHFAKKYGFIPLFGDGSTKIQPVYVVDVAAGIVSALKDDGTSIGKVYELGGPEIYTVHELAEIMYDMIREWPRYLKVPFPIAKAIATPREILLNKVPFPLPTPSIFNLDQILALTQDTVVSENALTFNDLGIVPHKLKGYPVEYLISYRKGGPQFGSTVSERVSPDSFP; encoded by the exons ATGCAGGCTCTTTCCAGGCGTCTAGCGCAGCAGCAGAGTCTCAGCTCTTCTTCCTCAATTTATTCTCTCAAGTTTATATACCCTCTTTCTCATCACT ATTCTGGGGCTGATCGTCCACGATATGATTCCACCTTGGCTACGAGGGGAGTCGGACACCTTGTCCGCAAGGGCACTGGTGGGAGATCGTCCGTCAG TGGGATTGTGGCTACTGTCTTTGGAGCTACTGGATTCCTTGGCCGTTATGTTGTGCAGCAACTAG CTAAAATGGGGTCCCAAGTTTTAGTCCCTTTTCGAGGTTCTGAAGATTCACCTCGTCATCTTAAATTAATGGGAGATCTGGGACAG ATAGTACCAATGAAATACAATCCAAGAGATGAAAGTTCAGTAAAAGCTGTAATGGCAAAGGCTAACGTAGTCCTTAATCTTATTG GAAGAGAGTATGAAACAAGAAACTACAGCTTTGAGGAAGTGAATCATTCCATGGCAGAACAACTTGCCACG ATTGCCAAAGAACATGGTGGTATCTTGAGATTTATACAAGTTTCCTGCCTGGGTGCATCTTCATCATCTCCATCCAGATTTCTAAGAGCTAAAGCTGCTGCTGAGGAATCTGTTTTAAAGGCATTCCCCGAG GCTACAATTTTGAGACCTGCAGCTATGATTGGTACAGAGGACCGTATTATGAATACATGGGCacattttgctaaaaaatatgGCTTTATTCCCCTCTTTGGAGATGGATCTACAAA AATCCAACCTGTGTATGTTGTTGATGTTGCCGCTGGAATTGTTTCAGCCTTGAAAGATGATGGCACCAGCATTGGAAAAGTCTATGAACTTGGTGGTCCAGAGATCTATACGGTGCATGAATTG GCAGAAATTATGTACGACATGATCCGTGAATGGCCTCGCTACCTGAAAGTCCCTTTCCCTATTGCAAAG GCAATTGCTACCCCCCGAGAAATATTGCTCAACAAAGTCCCATTTCCGTTACCAACGCCATCCATTTTCAATCTGGATCAGATCCTTGCTCTAACACAAGATACAGTTGTTTCTGAAAATG CATTGACTTTCAATGATCTTGGGATTGTACCACATAAGTTGAAGGGATATCCTGTCGAGTATCTTATATCATACCGGAAAGGTGGCCCGCAATTTGGTTCAACAGTCAGTGAACGAGTCTCTCCTGATTCTTTTCCATAG
- the LOC120068500 gene encoding uncharacterized protein LOC120068500 isoform X1, with product MLAKRFVSIFKRSPIPHASSSSIKPSEDGVNKSWGRKAVSFVLITVTGGVALSALDDLAIYHSCSSKAIEKARNNQAVIDAIGEPIAKGPWYNASLAVAHKRHSLSCTFPVSGPQGTGILQLKAVRNGEDSWISFLRPRDWDILIMDALLHVPANEGKQKTMRINLTEKFAPAACVSCTDCQPPETETR from the exons ATGCTGGCCAAAAGATTCGTTTCTATATTCAAGCGCTCTCCAATTCCACACGCTTCCAG CAGTTCCATAAAGCCATCGGAGGATGGGGTGAATAAATCGTGGGGTCGGAAAGCAGTCTCTTTTGTACTTATTACTGTTACTGGTGGTGTAGCTTTGAGTGCTTTAGATGACCTTGCCATTTATCATAGCTGTAGCAG CAAAGCCATAGAGAAGGCCAGAAACAATCAAGCAGTTATAGATGCTATTGGAGAACCCATTGCTAAAGGTCCATGGTACAATGCATCACTTGCAGTTGCTCATAAGAGACATTCTCTATCCTGCACGTTTCCAGTATCAGGACCACAAGGCACAGGGATCCTCCAACTGAAGGCAGTTCGTAATGGAG AGGATTCCTGGATTTCTTTTCTCCGGCCTCGAGACTGGGACATTTTGATCATGGATGCTCTCCTTCATGTTCCTGCAAACGAAGGTAAGCAGAAAACAATGCGTATTAATCTCACTGAGAAGTTTGCCCCCGCTGCTTGTGTCTCATGCACTGATTGTCAGCCTCCAGAGACAGAGACGAGATGA